Genomic window (Culex pipiens pallens isolate TS chromosome 3, TS_CPP_V2, whole genome shotgun sequence):
aggttttgttcagatctacaaaacgctttttgaagcatgcaaaaatattgtatggtttaagagaaatcgacgaaataaaaagcgtaacgccaccgcgtaaaaagaggtttctctgtaccattatttttgttaaaattaaataacaaatatttgaacTGCAACTCGGCAGATAGTAAATTCTATTACACATCATCCTTATAAAGTGATTGAGATTTCAGTAGCGCGGTCATCTCCTTATCACACGCAAGTTAATTTACATTCTTCGAACGTTCAGTCAGTCAACAAGATGCGAGTTCCGATAGTACTGCTACTTTTAATTGTCCAGCTCGTGATTGGCGTCAAGCGTTActtcataccaaatttgaaggTAAATATGAGctcttttctaattttaaacattcttaaaCATCATCGACTTATATAATTCAGGCGAATTGGTACAAAGCTTCAGAATTCTGCAACTCCCAGGACATGGCCCTGGCATCGGTCGAGTCCGTCGAAAAGCATCAATCGCTGGTAAAATTCATAGAATCCACGGACAAGTTCTCCAACGCGTCCCGCTTCTGGCTCGGTGGAAGTGACCTGGCCGAGGAGGGCACATTTGTGTGGGCTCCGACCGGAAGGCTGGTGACGTTTGCGGCTTGGGCCGAAAATGAGCCGAATAACGTGAACGGGACGGAAAATTGCATCGAGATTATCCACAACACGTACGTGAACATTCGCTGGCAGTGGAACGATCACGACTGTCGTGGATTCACGACGTACTTTGTCTGTGAGAGTGTGACCGATCGCTGTATTGAGCCGTTTAGATAAGGGATGGTTGTTATTGAAAAGTGAACAGAAATACACGAATACATGTaacattttatttgtaatttcgtGGTAGAAAAtgcattaataaaattaatattaatttttcgtAATCTCATAAATTCACTCCATTCCGGCCAGAAAACTGTTTGTGCCATACAAAACCGGAACTA
Coding sequences:
- the LOC120412647 gene encoding lectin subunit alpha-like, with amino-acid sequence MRVPIVLLLLIVQLVIGVKRYFIPNLKANWYKASEFCNSQDMALASVESVEKHQSLVKFIESTDKFSNASRFWLGGSDLAEEGTFVWAPTGRLVTFAAWAENEPNNVNGTENCIEIIHNTYVNIRWQWNDHDCRGFTTYFVCESVTDRCIEPFR